The genomic DNA TATAATATTAACGAATTAGAAAGCGAATTAAATTTTTCGCCTTGTGAGGTTAATATTTATATGAAAAAAGACATTGAAAATAAATTGCTTAAAGATGAAAATAAGAAACTTGAAAAAGAATTAAACAAACTTAAAAAAGAAAAGTTAAAAGATAAGGCAAAAATTGAGTTTTTGGAAAAGCGCATGCCTTCTTGCATGAATTTATTGAAAACTCAAATGAAGATACAAACAAGTAAGAAGGCCTGAAAAAACAATGCATATAATGTGATTTATTTTGATGACTCTTGTGAACTAAATATGAAAGATAAATGTAAAGCTCTATTTGTTAATTTTTCTAATTATGCTAAATGAAAAAAGAAAAATAAAGAAGAGCTTTTACAAAATAAAACAATAGAATTAAAAAGAAAATATAATGATCAAGCAGTTGTTTTAATAAATAAGTTTACAAAAACAATGGTTCATCTGGTTCTAGAAATGTTAGCTCTTTAATAAGTGATGAGTTTAAAGTTAATATTAGTTATAAGATAATAAATGAATTACGAAATAACAAGTTAGTAAATTTAGAAAAAATTAATAGAGAACATAAAAGACAAAATCTCCAAAGAGGTAATGTTGTACCTGATCTAATTAAGAAAGATTTTAGTACTCAATATAATTTACAAAAAGTAGGAATGGACGGTTCATATTTAGACCTTATAATTAAAGGCAAAAAAGTTAAAATACTTGGTGAGTTTGCATATAATTGATATAACAGAGATATGATTGCTTATAATTTTTCTTTAAGTGAAAACTCAGAAGTTGTTGTAAAAACAATTAAAGAGGTAATAAAAGTTATAAGCAAATACAAAGTAGATTTTACAATACTTCAAACTGATCGAGGAACTGCAAATGCATCATATGCGGTAAAAGATTTAATTAATTCATGTCCAAATTTAGTTTTATCAATGTCTGAAGCTGGATTTAAACATAACGCACCAACAGAAGCTTTAAACGGTTGATACAAAGACTGTTTTTTTGCAGAATATGGAAATGAATTTAAAAGCATCATAGAGTTTAAATTATTTTTTGATGAATTCATTATTAAAAGAAATAATTTACAAAATTATTTATATAATAAAAAAAGAAACCAAATATCATAAGATATTTTTGGTCTCTTTAAGGTTGTCTATTCTGATACATAAAATATCTTTATTATTATTTTTAAGCACAAAGTTTCATCCTAAATCTTTATAAAAAAAAATATTAGTTTTTTTTCTTATATTATCTAATGTTAATCATACCAATTTTGCTTCAATAATATTGGGAAATTGTTTTTCTATATCTTTTTGAAGTTTTATAACATATTCATTATTATGCAAACAACTAAAATATGGTTTCATTTTATTTTATCCTTTCTTTCTTTTCGCTGAAAGAACTTCCTACATTTTTTAAATCAGTATTTTTATTTACTTTTAAAGTTGATCGATTATTTCATAAATCGTTACTTCTTTTTAACTGATCATTATAAACTTTTTCATCAATAGCTAGTTTTTTCATATTTTCTTCTAAAAGCTGAAAATATTTAACGCCCATTATTAGAAAATGATAATCTTCAATAGTTTTAGAACAAATATTACAAATAGTGTTTTTAGTTAAGAAATAATCATTTTTTTCGTTATTATTTACATTAATTTCTGTAGATGTAAAACCGTGCTCACAATTATTCATAATTTCTCCGCCCGTTTTATCTATTTATTTTTTTTTCTTCTCTTTTATTTAAAAACTCTGTATTTAGGTTTCTGGTTTTATCTACATTTAAAGATTTTTTATCATTAAATAATTCTTTCACTTGTTCTTTATTTTTGTTTCAATCACTAACTATTTCTTTTTGTTGTTCTATAGTAGGTTAGTTAAAGACTTTATTTACACTATTAAATACTTTGTTAAATTCTTTCATAGGGTTCATATCTTTAGTTGCTTTTGTTCATGAATTAATGTAATTAGAAGCTATTTTTTTAGTTTTTTCATTTTCTATTCCTACATTTTTTCACTTACTCAAGCAAACATTTCAGCTTGTGTTTCTTTAACACCACGAATGTGTCCTTCGTAACCTAAATTATCTGTATTGTGTTCTAAATATATATGACCAAATTCATGTAGTAAAGTTTGATTTTTTAAATCCGGATCACTATCAACTGATATATTGATTTTTTTACCATCTGTATAACCAGCTTCTCCTTTTTCGCTAAGACTATAATTAAGGGCAAAAGGTTTAATAGATTGTAAGTATTCAACAAGATAATTAAACTCTGGATTTTTTATTTTATTTTGAAAGTTTTCTTCAACAATTTTATTTATCTCTTCTTCTTTTAAATTGGTTTGTTTAGCATCAAAAAGGGGTTGTTTTTTATATTTCATATATGTATCTACACATTTATTTGAACCGCACTTTGATGCTATTCCATGTTCTTTACACATTGGTAGGGGAGATAAAACATATAAAGCTTTTGCTCCTTTGTTGACATTGACTCCTCCTTTTTGTCATGCGTTATATGTTTTTAACTCAGTTATATTTTTGGACTGACTCATTAAAAGTAATGCATTTTTAAATGAGTATTTTTGAAAAATATTGGTTTTTTTATTGTATTTAATCAAGTCATTTACTAATAATTCTATTGATTCTGGGTTTTTAAAAGCTTCTTCTAATTCTTAATATAATTCTGCTTCAATTTCTTTGACTTCTATATTTTTAATGTTACTAAAATCAATCATCGTTCAAACCTTTAAATGAATCTGTGAAATTATTTAAGTTTTCT from Spiroplasma tabanidicola includes the following:
- a CDS encoding ImmA/IrrE family metallo-endopeptidase, with the protein product MIKYNKKTNIFQKYSFKNALLLMSQSKNITELKTYNAWQKGGVNVNKGAKALYVLSPLPMCKEHGIASKCGSNKCVDTYMKYKKQPLFDAKQTNLKEEEINKIVEENFQNKIKNPEFNYLVEYLQSIKPFALNYSLSEKGEAGYTDGKKINISVDSDPDLKNQTLLHEFGHIYLEHNTDNLGYEGHIRGVKETQAEMFAWVSEKM